The DNA segment CGGCCTCAAGGTGAAGCGCCGCGCCCCTGCGCTTCATCGGCTGCTGCTGGAACGCGCGGAGCGGACGCTCCAGGATCCACTGACCGTGCTCGACTGGGTCAACCTCTGGGCTCTGGCCGTGAACGAGGAGAATGCGGCGGGCGGACGCGTGGTGACTGCGCC comes from the Actinomycetota bacterium genome and includes:
- a CDS encoding L-serine ammonia-lyase, iron-sulfur-dependent, subunit alpha, coding for MARGLSAFRRYLSICIDRGITIDGILPGGLKVKRRAPALHRLLLERAERTLQDPLTVLDWVNLWALAVNEENAAGGRVVTAP